In the Diprion similis isolate iyDipSimi1 chromosome 2, iyDipSimi1.1, whole genome shotgun sequence genome, one interval contains:
- the LOC124416394 gene encoding uncharacterized protein LOC124416394 isoform X2: MAHTLSTEDRLQYNFFPVASGQLQFRVKAGHDAHIALTTGPSEGEPMYEIFLGGWNNARSVIRKNRSKPEAAEADTPGILTDSDFRGFWIRWYNGNLDVGRENEANPFLSYTDPQPFGIGYFGVCTGWGATGEWIIEGRVTLKTTDQLKYNFHAVSSGRVEIEVSAPSNAHVALTQGKSETSPMYEVLLAGWNNTASVIRYDRKQPDKVRAETPNLLSANERKKFSISWFNGHIVVRVGGENGPVLMEWRDPNPIGISHVGVRTAWGATGKWSVLVARPAAGPSGTQHPKPAHPAPGFTSPQKHAPPSAPAPYMQPPVQGGASCWVDASGGIVPPGALAGGQDGEPLFVARARHEGALIPGKLKASHCVCYIPWGGGEHGKPEYQVLCGSAGTWVPTSGGNVPPNALPAGESEDGEPLFVGRVSHEGTLTIGKVQASHGVLYIPFGGAEVAFPDYEILLQ; the protein is encoded by the exons atggcacACA CGCTATCTACGGAAGACAGACTTCAATACAACTTCTTCCCAGTAGCTTCTGGTCAGCTACAATTCCGAGTCAAGGCTGGACACGATGCCCACATTGCTTTAACCACGGGCCCCAGCGAGGGTGAGCCCATGTACGAG ATCTTCCTCGGAGGTTGGAACAACGCGAGGTCCGTGATCCGCAAGAACAGATCAAAGCCTGAGGCCGCCGAGGCTGATACCCCGGGAATTCTTACCGACAGCGACTTCCGCGGGTTCTGGATCAG GTGGTACAACGGCAACCTCGACGTCGGCAGGGAAAATGAAGCAAATCCTTTCTTGTCCTACACCGACCCGCAGCCATTCGGTATCGGTTACTTCGGCGTCTGCACTGGTTGGGGTGCGACTGGCGAATGGATCATCGAAGGTC GGGTTACGCTGAAAACGACTGATCAGCTGAAGTATAATTTCCATGCCGTGAGCAGTGGCAGAGTAGAAATCGAGGTCAGCGCTCCTAGCAACGCCCACGTTGCCCTAACCCAAGGAAAGAGCGAAACGTCTCCGATGTACGAAGTATTGCTAGCCGGATGGAACAACACCGCCTCGGTCATCAGATACGATCGGAAGCAACCCGACAAG GTTCGCGCCGAGACGCCCAACCTCCTGTCCGCCAATGAacggaagaaattttcaatctcttGGTTCAACGGACATATCGTCGTCCGTGTCGGGGGCGAGAACGGGCCTGTACTCATGGAATGGCGCGACCCAAACCCCATCGGCATCAGCCACGTGGGTGTTCGGACTGCCTGGGGTGCAACCGGGAAATGGAGTGTCCTGGTTGCCCGGCCCGCAGCAGGACCGAGTGGCACGCAACACCCAAAGCCCGCACATCCTGCGCCAGGATTTACCTCACCGCAGAAAC ATGCCCCACCGTCCGCACCTGCCCCCTACATGCAGCCACCCGTCCAAGGTGGAGCAAGCTGCTGGGTAGACGCTTCTGGTGGCATAGTGCCTCCTGGTGCTCTGGCAGGAGGACAAGACGGAGAACCTCTCTTCGTAGCAAGAGCTCGACACGAAGGAGCGCTGATCCCTGGGAAGCTTAAGGCCAGCCACTGCGTCTGCTACATTCCTTGGGGAGGAGGTGAACACGGAAAGCCTGAATACCAG GTACTTTGCGGAAGCGCCGGTACGTGGGTCCCGACTTCCGGAGGAAACGTTCCCCCCAACGCGTTGCCTGCCGGGGAATCCGAAGATGGAGAGCCACTTTTCGTCGGGCGCGTGAGCCACGAGGGAACTTTGACAATTGGAAAAGTTCAGGCTTCGCACGGTGTCCTGTACATTCCTTTCGGAGGAGCCGAAGTCGCGTTCCCAGACTACGAGATCCTGCTGCAGTAA
- the LOC124416394 gene encoding uncharacterized protein LOC124416394 isoform X1: protein MTPVEEEDVLLKNLFVKGLILLLIFSTTDLGYQIKTLFKYNMALSTEDRLQYNFFPVASGQLQFRVKAGHDAHIALTTGPSEGEPMYEIFLGGWNNARSVIRKNRSKPEAAEADTPGILTDSDFRGFWIRWYNGNLDVGRENEANPFLSYTDPQPFGIGYFGVCTGWGATGEWIIEGRVTLKTTDQLKYNFHAVSSGRVEIEVSAPSNAHVALTQGKSETSPMYEVLLAGWNNTASVIRYDRKQPDKVRAETPNLLSANERKKFSISWFNGHIVVRVGGENGPVLMEWRDPNPIGISHVGVRTAWGATGKWSVLVARPAAGPSGTQHPKPAHPAPGFTSPQKHAPPSAPAPYMQPPVQGGASCWVDASGGIVPPGALAGGQDGEPLFVARARHEGALIPGKLKASHCVCYIPWGGGEHGKPEYQVLCGSAGTWVPTSGGNVPPNALPAGESEDGEPLFVGRVSHEGTLTIGKVQASHGVLYIPFGGAEVAFPDYEILLQ, encoded by the exons atGACGCCAGTAGAGGAGGAAGACGTACTGCTAAAAAACTTGTTCGTCAAAGGTTTAATATTGCTCTTGATCTTCTCCACAACTGACCTGGGATACcaaataaagactttattcaaGTACAATATGG CGCTATCTACGGAAGACAGACTTCAATACAACTTCTTCCCAGTAGCTTCTGGTCAGCTACAATTCCGAGTCAAGGCTGGACACGATGCCCACATTGCTTTAACCACGGGCCCCAGCGAGGGTGAGCCCATGTACGAG ATCTTCCTCGGAGGTTGGAACAACGCGAGGTCCGTGATCCGCAAGAACAGATCAAAGCCTGAGGCCGCCGAGGCTGATACCCCGGGAATTCTTACCGACAGCGACTTCCGCGGGTTCTGGATCAG GTGGTACAACGGCAACCTCGACGTCGGCAGGGAAAATGAAGCAAATCCTTTCTTGTCCTACACCGACCCGCAGCCATTCGGTATCGGTTACTTCGGCGTCTGCACTGGTTGGGGTGCGACTGGCGAATGGATCATCGAAGGTC GGGTTACGCTGAAAACGACTGATCAGCTGAAGTATAATTTCCATGCCGTGAGCAGTGGCAGAGTAGAAATCGAGGTCAGCGCTCCTAGCAACGCCCACGTTGCCCTAACCCAAGGAAAGAGCGAAACGTCTCCGATGTACGAAGTATTGCTAGCCGGATGGAACAACACCGCCTCGGTCATCAGATACGATCGGAAGCAACCCGACAAG GTTCGCGCCGAGACGCCCAACCTCCTGTCCGCCAATGAacggaagaaattttcaatctcttGGTTCAACGGACATATCGTCGTCCGTGTCGGGGGCGAGAACGGGCCTGTACTCATGGAATGGCGCGACCCAAACCCCATCGGCATCAGCCACGTGGGTGTTCGGACTGCCTGGGGTGCAACCGGGAAATGGAGTGTCCTGGTTGCCCGGCCCGCAGCAGGACCGAGTGGCACGCAACACCCAAAGCCCGCACATCCTGCGCCAGGATTTACCTCACCGCAGAAAC ATGCCCCACCGTCCGCACCTGCCCCCTACATGCAGCCACCCGTCCAAGGTGGAGCAAGCTGCTGGGTAGACGCTTCTGGTGGCATAGTGCCTCCTGGTGCTCTGGCAGGAGGACAAGACGGAGAACCTCTCTTCGTAGCAAGAGCTCGACACGAAGGAGCGCTGATCCCTGGGAAGCTTAAGGCCAGCCACTGCGTCTGCTACATTCCTTGGGGAGGAGGTGAACACGGAAAGCCTGAATACCAG GTACTTTGCGGAAGCGCCGGTACGTGGGTCCCGACTTCCGGAGGAAACGTTCCCCCCAACGCGTTGCCTGCCGGGGAATCCGAAGATGGAGAGCCACTTTTCGTCGGGCGCGTGAGCCACGAGGGAACTTTGACAATTGGAAAAGTTCAGGCTTCGCACGGTGTCCTGTACATTCCTTTCGGAGGAGCCGAAGTCGCGTTCCCAGACTACGAGATCCTGCTGCAGTAA
- the LOC124416394 gene encoding uncharacterized protein LOC124416394 isoform X5 yields the protein MTPVEEEDVLLKNLFVKGLILLLIFSTTDLGYQIKTLFKYNMALSTEDRLQYNFFPVASGQLQFRVKAGHDAHIALTTGPSEGEPMYEIFLGGWNNARSVIRKNRSKPEAAEADTPGILTDSDFRGFWIRWYNGNLDVGRENEANPFLSYTDPQPFGIGYFGVCTGWGATGEWIIEDAPPSAPAPYMQPPVQGGASCWVDASGGIVPPGALAGGQDGEPLFVARARHEGALIPGKLKASHCVCYIPWGGGEHGKPEYQVLCGSAGTWVPTSGGNVPPNALPAGESEDGEPLFVGRVSHEGTLTIGKVQASHGVLYIPFGGAEVAFPDYEILLQ from the exons atGACGCCAGTAGAGGAGGAAGACGTACTGCTAAAAAACTTGTTCGTCAAAGGTTTAATATTGCTCTTGATCTTCTCCACAACTGACCTGGGATACcaaataaagactttattcaaGTACAATATGG CGCTATCTACGGAAGACAGACTTCAATACAACTTCTTCCCAGTAGCTTCTGGTCAGCTACAATTCCGAGTCAAGGCTGGACACGATGCCCACATTGCTTTAACCACGGGCCCCAGCGAGGGTGAGCCCATGTACGAG ATCTTCCTCGGAGGTTGGAACAACGCGAGGTCCGTGATCCGCAAGAACAGATCAAAGCCTGAGGCCGCCGAGGCTGATACCCCGGGAATTCTTACCGACAGCGACTTCCGCGGGTTCTGGATCAG GTGGTACAACGGCAACCTCGACGTCGGCAGGGAAAATGAAGCAAATCCTTTCTTGTCCTACACCGACCCGCAGCCATTCGGTATCGGTTACTTCGGCGTCTGCACTGGTTGGGGTGCGACTGGCGAATGGATCATCGAAG ATGCCCCACCGTCCGCACCTGCCCCCTACATGCAGCCACCCGTCCAAGGTGGAGCAAGCTGCTGGGTAGACGCTTCTGGTGGCATAGTGCCTCCTGGTGCTCTGGCAGGAGGACAAGACGGAGAACCTCTCTTCGTAGCAAGAGCTCGACACGAAGGAGCGCTGATCCCTGGGAAGCTTAAGGCCAGCCACTGCGTCTGCTACATTCCTTGGGGAGGAGGTGAACACGGAAAGCCTGAATACCAG GTACTTTGCGGAAGCGCCGGTACGTGGGTCCCGACTTCCGGAGGAAACGTTCCCCCCAACGCGTTGCCTGCCGGGGAATCCGAAGATGGAGAGCCACTTTTCGTCGGGCGCGTGAGCCACGAGGGAACTTTGACAATTGGAAAAGTTCAGGCTTCGCACGGTGTCCTGTACATTCCTTTCGGAGGAGCCGAAGTCGCGTTCCCAGACTACGAGATCCTGCTGCAGTAA
- the LOC124416394 gene encoding uncharacterized protein LOC124416394 isoform X4 — MTPVEEEDVLLKNLFVKGLILLLIFSTTDLGYQIKTLFKYNMALSTEDRLQYNFFPVASGQLQFRVKAGHDAHIALTTGPSEGEPMYEIFLGGWNNARSVIRKNRSKPEAAEADTPGILTDSDFRGFWIRWYNGNLDVGRENEANPFLSYTDPQPFGIGYFGVCTGWGATGEWIIEGRCIAGYFGDAPPSAPAPYMQPPVQGGASCWVDASGGIVPPGALAGGQDGEPLFVARARHEGALIPGKLKASHCVCYIPWGGGEHGKPEYQVLCGSAGTWVPTSGGNVPPNALPAGESEDGEPLFVGRVSHEGTLTIGKVQASHGVLYIPFGGAEVAFPDYEILLQ; from the exons atGACGCCAGTAGAGGAGGAAGACGTACTGCTAAAAAACTTGTTCGTCAAAGGTTTAATATTGCTCTTGATCTTCTCCACAACTGACCTGGGATACcaaataaagactttattcaaGTACAATATGG CGCTATCTACGGAAGACAGACTTCAATACAACTTCTTCCCAGTAGCTTCTGGTCAGCTACAATTCCGAGTCAAGGCTGGACACGATGCCCACATTGCTTTAACCACGGGCCCCAGCGAGGGTGAGCCCATGTACGAG ATCTTCCTCGGAGGTTGGAACAACGCGAGGTCCGTGATCCGCAAGAACAGATCAAAGCCTGAGGCCGCCGAGGCTGATACCCCGGGAATTCTTACCGACAGCGACTTCCGCGGGTTCTGGATCAG GTGGTACAACGGCAACCTCGACGTCGGCAGGGAAAATGAAGCAAATCCTTTCTTGTCCTACACCGACCCGCAGCCATTCGGTATCGGTTACTTCGGCGTCTGCACTGGTTGGGGTGCGACTGGCGAATGGATCATCGAAG GCAGGTGTATTGCGGGTTATTTTGGCG ATGCCCCACCGTCCGCACCTGCCCCCTACATGCAGCCACCCGTCCAAGGTGGAGCAAGCTGCTGGGTAGACGCTTCTGGTGGCATAGTGCCTCCTGGTGCTCTGGCAGGAGGACAAGACGGAGAACCTCTCTTCGTAGCAAGAGCTCGACACGAAGGAGCGCTGATCCCTGGGAAGCTTAAGGCCAGCCACTGCGTCTGCTACATTCCTTGGGGAGGAGGTGAACACGGAAAGCCTGAATACCAG GTACTTTGCGGAAGCGCCGGTACGTGGGTCCCGACTTCCGGAGGAAACGTTCCCCCCAACGCGTTGCCTGCCGGGGAATCCGAAGATGGAGAGCCACTTTTCGTCGGGCGCGTGAGCCACGAGGGAACTTTGACAATTGGAAAAGTTCAGGCTTCGCACGGTGTCCTGTACATTCCTTTCGGAGGAGCCGAAGTCGCGTTCCCAGACTACGAGATCCTGCTGCAGTAA
- the LOC124416394 gene encoding uncharacterized protein LOC124416394 isoform X3 codes for MTPVEEEDVLLKNLFVKGLILLLIFSTTDLGYQIKTLFKYNMALSTEDRLQYNFFPVASGQLQFRVKAGHDAHIALTTGPSEGEPMYEIFLGGWNNARSVIRKNRSKPEAAEADTPGILTDSDFRGFWIRWYNGNLDVGRENEANPFLSYTDPQPFGIGYFGVCTGWGATGEWIIEGRVTLKTTDQLKYNFHAVSSGRVEIEVSAPSNAHVALTQGKSETSPMYEVLLAGWNNTASVIRYDRKQPDKVRAETPNLLSANERKKFSISWFNGHIVVRVGGENGPVLMEWRDPNPIGISHVGVRTAWGATGKWSVLVARPAAGPSGTQHPKPAHPAPGFTSPQKHAPPSAPAPYMQPPVQGGASCWVDASGGIVPPGALAGGQDGEPLFVARARHEGALIPGKLKASHCVCYIPWGGGEHGKPEYQVRHICD; via the exons atGACGCCAGTAGAGGAGGAAGACGTACTGCTAAAAAACTTGTTCGTCAAAGGTTTAATATTGCTCTTGATCTTCTCCACAACTGACCTGGGATACcaaataaagactttattcaaGTACAATATGG CGCTATCTACGGAAGACAGACTTCAATACAACTTCTTCCCAGTAGCTTCTGGTCAGCTACAATTCCGAGTCAAGGCTGGACACGATGCCCACATTGCTTTAACCACGGGCCCCAGCGAGGGTGAGCCCATGTACGAG ATCTTCCTCGGAGGTTGGAACAACGCGAGGTCCGTGATCCGCAAGAACAGATCAAAGCCTGAGGCCGCCGAGGCTGATACCCCGGGAATTCTTACCGACAGCGACTTCCGCGGGTTCTGGATCAG GTGGTACAACGGCAACCTCGACGTCGGCAGGGAAAATGAAGCAAATCCTTTCTTGTCCTACACCGACCCGCAGCCATTCGGTATCGGTTACTTCGGCGTCTGCACTGGTTGGGGTGCGACTGGCGAATGGATCATCGAAGGTC GGGTTACGCTGAAAACGACTGATCAGCTGAAGTATAATTTCCATGCCGTGAGCAGTGGCAGAGTAGAAATCGAGGTCAGCGCTCCTAGCAACGCCCACGTTGCCCTAACCCAAGGAAAGAGCGAAACGTCTCCGATGTACGAAGTATTGCTAGCCGGATGGAACAACACCGCCTCGGTCATCAGATACGATCGGAAGCAACCCGACAAG GTTCGCGCCGAGACGCCCAACCTCCTGTCCGCCAATGAacggaagaaattttcaatctcttGGTTCAACGGACATATCGTCGTCCGTGTCGGGGGCGAGAACGGGCCTGTACTCATGGAATGGCGCGACCCAAACCCCATCGGCATCAGCCACGTGGGTGTTCGGACTGCCTGGGGTGCAACCGGGAAATGGAGTGTCCTGGTTGCCCGGCCCGCAGCAGGACCGAGTGGCACGCAACACCCAAAGCCCGCACATCCTGCGCCAGGATTTACCTCACCGCAGAAAC ATGCCCCACCGTCCGCACCTGCCCCCTACATGCAGCCACCCGTCCAAGGTGGAGCAAGCTGCTGGGTAGACGCTTCTGGTGGCATAGTGCCTCCTGGTGCTCTGGCAGGAGGACAAGACGGAGAACCTCTCTTCGTAGCAAGAGCTCGACACGAAGGAGCGCTGATCCCTGGGAAGCTTAAGGCCAGCCACTGCGTCTGCTACATTCCTTGGGGAGGAGGTGAACACGGAAAGCCTGAATACCAGGTTCGTCACATTTGCGattaa